In the genome of Fulvivirga maritima, one region contains:
- the feoB gene encoding ferrous iron transport protein B — MSKRTIPKIALVGNPNSGKSSLFNHLTGLNQKIGNFPGVTVDKKTGICNLDATHKAEIIDLPGTYSIYPNSTDEKIVFDILGNKNNPLHPDIVVVIVDASNFKRNLLLFTQLYDLHIPTVLVLNMMDIVEKTGLSIDEKKLSKELGVPVIPMKARKGKGVDVLKNTLLNDMDYHFSPIFDARSHAPEAIDSVKEMFSIEEDYVAYQMLQQHRINQSLTQNEKNLLTDLVEKHNFSRDDLRRKETLDRYAAINHFIDGSVKENFTTLPKHWTQRLDRIFTHKIFGYAIFFLILFLIFQSIFAWAEVPMDLIDLTFSELATWLSNTLPPGVLTRLLTEGIVPGIGGIVIFIPQIAILFAFIAILEETGYMSRVVFLMDKIMRKFGLNGKSVVPLISGVACAIPAIMATRTIENWKERLITIFVTPLMSCSARLPIYTILIALIVPDRSLFWFINLQGVALMGLYLLGFLAAIISAWVMKLILRSKERSFLVMELPTYKMPRWKNVGITMFEKSKTFVFEAGKIIFAISIVLWVLASYGPGDRIDKAEEVVMAETQNQQLTERQLHNKIESYKLENSYAGIFGKTIEPVIKPLGYDWKIGIALITSFAAREVFVGTMATIYSIGETDDELTIKNRMKREINPDTGGPRYSLATGSSLLIFYAFAMQCMSTLAIVYRETKGWKWPLIQLLYMTALAYVSAFIAYNIFS; from the coding sequence ATGTCAAAAAGGACCATTCCCAAAATTGCATTAGTAGGGAATCCTAATTCTGGCAAGTCATCGCTTTTTAATCACCTCACTGGATTAAACCAGAAAATAGGAAATTTCCCCGGAGTAACTGTAGATAAAAAAACGGGCATCTGTAATCTGGATGCTACACATAAGGCAGAAATTATTGACTTGCCTGGTACCTACAGTATTTATCCCAACTCTACAGACGAGAAAATCGTCTTCGATATACTAGGAAACAAGAACAACCCTCTCCATCCTGATATTGTAGTGGTAATTGTAGATGCCTCTAATTTTAAGAGGAATTTACTTTTATTTACTCAGCTTTATGATCTGCATATTCCTACCGTGTTAGTGCTTAACATGATGGACATTGTGGAAAAAACAGGCCTCAGCATAGATGAGAAGAAGCTTTCTAAAGAATTGGGTGTACCCGTTATACCTATGAAAGCCCGGAAAGGTAAAGGTGTTGATGTACTAAAAAACACCTTGCTAAATGATATGGACTACCACTTCAGTCCTATCTTCGATGCCAGATCGCACGCACCAGAGGCTATTGACTCGGTAAAAGAAATGTTCTCAATTGAAGAGGACTATGTAGCTTATCAAATGCTGCAGCAACATCGTATCAACCAGTCATTAACGCAAAATGAGAAGAATCTACTCACTGATCTGGTAGAAAAACATAACTTCTCAAGAGATGATCTTAGAAGAAAAGAAACGCTGGATAGGTATGCAGCCATTAATCATTTTATTGATGGATCAGTAAAAGAGAACTTTACTACGCTTCCTAAACACTGGACTCAGAGACTCGATAGAATATTTACGCATAAGATTTTTGGCTATGCTATATTCTTCCTGATCCTGTTCCTTATATTCCAATCGATATTTGCATGGGCAGAAGTGCCAATGGATCTTATCGATCTTACTTTTTCTGAGCTGGCCACATGGCTTAGCAATACCCTGCCACCTGGAGTACTTACCAGGTTGCTTACAGAAGGCATAGTGCCGGGCATAGGTGGTATTGTAATATTTATTCCTCAGATCGCTATTCTTTTTGCTTTTATAGCTATTCTGGAAGAGACAGGCTATATGTCACGGGTGGTTTTCCTTATGGATAAAATCATGCGTAAATTCGGCCTTAACGGCAAAAGTGTGGTGCCTCTTATCTCTGGGGTAGCCTGTGCTATACCTGCTATTATGGCTACCAGAACCATTGAAAACTGGAAAGAAAGGCTAATTACAATTTTCGTAACACCGCTAATGAGCTGTTCTGCTCGTTTGCCTATTTATACCATTTTGATAGCGCTTATTGTGCCAGACAGAAGTTTGTTCTGGTTTATTAACCTGCAAGGTGTGGCGCTTATGGGACTTTACTTATTAGGTTTTTTGGCTGCTATTATTTCTGCTTGGGTTATGAAACTCATTCTTAGAAGTAAAGAAAGAAGCTTCCTGGTAATGGAGCTGCCTACTTATAAAATGCCAAGATGGAAGAATGTGGGTATTACTATGTTCGAGAAGTCTAAGACCTTCGTATTTGAGGCAGGTAAAATCATTTTTGCTATTTCAATAGTATTGTGGGTGCTCGCTTCTTATGGCCCAGGTGATAGGATAGATAAAGCCGAGGAAGTAGTAATGGCAGAGACCCAGAATCAGCAGCTAACAGAGCGGCAACTGCATAATAAGATAGAATCTTATAAGCTGGAGAATTCCTATGCAGGTATCTTCGGTAAGACTATTGAGCCTGTTATTAAGCCATTGGGTTATGATTGGAAAATAGGTATAGCACTGATTACTTCCTTTGCTGCCCGTGAGGTATTTGTAGGTACAATGGCTACTATTTACAGTATAGGTGAAACTGATGATGAATTGACCATAAAGAATAGAATGAAGCGTGAGATTAACCCTGATACAGGAGGACCTCGCTACAGCTTGGCTACGGGCTCATCATTATTAATATTCTATGCCTTTGCTATGCAGTGTATGAGTACATTAGCTATAGTATACCGTGAAACTAAAGGGTGGAAATGGCCACTTATTCAGTTGCTGTATATGACTGCATTAGCTTATGTATCTGCTTTTATAGCCTACAATATATTTTCTTAA
- a CDS encoding MutS-related protein — protein sequence MTENSNSIKEKFSDKAISYENIFQKLERKHAFVSALRIIIFLITLVLVVWLANARLVTGMFISSVVFLVVFVLLVKYHNKLGQKRDNARALMLINHHELQRLEYNFSGIDTGLNFLEPAHPYIKDLDVFGEHSIYQFIQRSDTPSGRATLAHWLKNAANSNEIISRQEAVKELIPELSWRQNFQASGMTSQKDDSKTQVLLNWINEPNEVIHKAWPKVLSYVLPGLALASMAGVIWLGTSIYFLIGMMAINGVVLKRFVEYVTNLTEKTSAGTEVLGAYGRMISHIEDKEFKAPRLAELRQVFVHENVKASVSILKLNKILDFLQSRANWFYAIFNLFFLMDIHLVLRAEKWKKEQQADINKWFESIGELEALSSFAAVAYANPDYNFPAVTEGAYNIKTTALGHPLITPGTRVNNDLEMSGEGTINIITGSNMSGKSTFLRTLGVNMVMALAGAPVCASEMETSVFQIFTSMRTEDNLEDNTSSFYAELKRIRALLDLLKDSKWPVLFMLDEILKGTNSIDRHKGASGLVRQLVDEKAMGFVSTHDLDLGQLENELEGVKNYSFNSIIENDEIIFNYKLEEGLCKSFNASKLMEKIGIRIQ from the coding sequence ATGACAGAAAATAGCAATAGTATAAAAGAAAAGTTTTCAGACAAGGCTATTTCTTATGAAAATATCTTCCAAAAGCTCGAAAGGAAACATGCTTTTGTATCAGCTTTGCGCATAATTATTTTCCTAATCACCTTAGTATTAGTGGTGTGGCTTGCCAATGCTCGTCTGGTTACAGGTATGTTTATAAGCTCGGTAGTATTTTTAGTGGTATTTGTGTTGTTAGTAAAATATCATAATAAGTTGGGGCAAAAAAGGGATAATGCCAGAGCACTTATGCTTATTAATCATCATGAGCTTCAGAGGTTGGAATATAATTTTTCGGGTATAGATACCGGACTTAACTTCTTAGAGCCTGCACATCCTTATATTAAAGATCTCGATGTTTTTGGAGAGCATTCAATATATCAATTTATTCAAAGGTCTGACACGCCCAGCGGTAGGGCTACTCTGGCGCACTGGCTTAAAAATGCAGCCAATAGTAATGAAATTATTTCACGACAAGAGGCTGTAAAGGAACTGATTCCGGAGCTTAGCTGGCGGCAAAATTTTCAAGCCTCTGGTATGACCAGTCAGAAAGATGATAGCAAGACACAAGTACTGCTTAACTGGATTAATGAGCCTAATGAGGTGATTCATAAGGCCTGGCCTAAGGTGCTGTCATACGTGCTTCCAGGGCTTGCCTTAGCCAGCATGGCTGGCGTGATATGGTTAGGTACCAGCATATACTTTCTCATTGGTATGATGGCTATAAATGGTGTAGTTCTAAAACGATTTGTGGAATATGTAACCAATCTTACTGAAAAGACTTCTGCCGGAACCGAGGTATTAGGCGCTTATGGAAGAATGATCAGCCATATTGAAGATAAAGAATTTAAAGCTCCTAGGCTGGCAGAGTTAAGGCAAGTATTTGTTCATGAAAATGTAAAGGCTTCAGTTTCTATTCTAAAATTGAATAAGATTTTAGATTTCCTCCAGTCTCGAGCTAATTGGTTTTATGCCATATTTAACCTTTTCTTTTTGATGGATATTCATTTGGTATTAAGAGCTGAGAAATGGAAAAAGGAGCAACAGGCAGATATTAATAAGTGGTTTGAAAGCATAGGAGAATTAGAAGCGCTTTCGAGCTTTGCGGCAGTAGCGTATGCTAACCCTGATTATAATTTCCCTGCTGTTACAGAGGGAGCTTATAATATCAAAACCACTGCTCTGGGGCATCCACTTATTACACCTGGTACCCGAGTAAATAATGATCTGGAAATGAGTGGGGAAGGAACCATTAATATTATCACAGGTTCTAATATGTCAGGCAAGAGCACCTTCTTACGTACATTAGGCGTAAATATGGTTATGGCACTTGCAGGTGCTCCTGTTTGTGCCAGTGAAATGGAAACTTCTGTGTTTCAGATTTTCACCAGTATGCGTACAGAAGATAACCTGGAAGATAATACCTCTTCTTTTTATGCCGAGTTAAAACGAATACGCGCTTTATTAGATCTGCTTAAAGACAGCAAATGGCCAGTGTTATTTATGCTTGATGAAATACTCAAAGGAACCAATTCTATTGATAGACACAAAGGAGCCTCTGGGCTTGTACGGCAACTTGTAGATGAAAAAGCAATGGGATTTGTATCTACCCATGACTTGGATCTTGGACAGCTGGAAAACGAGTTAGAAGGTGTTAAAAACTATAGCTTTAATAGTATAATAGAGAATGATGAAATCATTTTTAACTATAAGCTGGAAGAAGGTTTATGCAAGAGCTTTAATGCTAGTAAGCTAATGGAAAAAATAGGAATTAGGATTCAGTAA
- a CDS encoding AsmA family protein: protein MKKVLIIFGSIILILLAAAFIIPIAFKDEIKASIDKALVESVDADIVWDVEDFSISLFKNFPNATANLNNFGVLNHAPFDGQLLFAVQQFEVEVDLFSLFGDQIKIKGVKLNRPEVFIKVLEDGRANYDIAISDSTAVEATVDTTAVAYNIGIDHWEINNGHVVYDDKSLPFKLELKELNHTGSGDFTQDIFDLTTYTTADSVTVDFDGTEYITNKHVEIDAILSISDEYSKYTFKENTAKVNDFALSFDGYLALLEDGSMDMDLTYGTKENTFKSLLSLVPGVYTESFNDIQTEGTLAFDGGVKGVYDSLHMPAFNVNMKVNDAMFQYPDLPTAIKNINMDLAVDNTDGVIDNTVVDLKQLHMEFGSNPFDAKLLLKNLYNYDMDANVKGSLNLEELSKMFPMEGMAIKGNFNIDMSASGVYDSVKQIIPSIDATMSMKNGYVKTSDFPYALENLGFDASIKDPTGKMKDFKAVVQNFKMVMDGQPFEAGLVVSNLDNYTWDVNAKGGIDLEKITKVFPLEGMELTGKINADLKTAGNMAELEAERYQNLPTSGKVSVESFTYKDSELPYDVTISNAAVSFDPQKMAIENFKGTVGKSDMAITGSVSNYIGYMFGDNQTIEGTMNFNSNLLDLNEFMEEEEDPAPAIGEEEASYGVIQVPENIDFVLHSNIKTVKVMDMDITNAKGDIIVRNGIANLSDLKFNLLGGAFAVNGDYNAKDINDPKYNFSLGIEKLSIQKAFQTFSIVQTYAPIAKTVNGDVSTDFKISGALDKEMMPKMATVNGSGVLEVLQASMKDSKIVKGITSLTKLNNTDQVTLKDVMMSIKIEDGKLKVEPFDVKLGDYTTNISGTTALDGGINYNLKMDVPAGKLGTQFNSLIAQYSGTSNSSGSTIPLNIGIGGTYDDPKATLISSEQKEQVKEAAKEKAKEEVKEAASDLLDKVKDEKAKEVIGNILGNKKSDTTATQKEEPKVDMDKVKEEAKDKIKDLFKKKD, encoded by the coding sequence ATGAAGAAAGTCCTTATTATTTTTGGTAGTATCATCTTGATACTGTTGGCAGCTGCATTTATCATCCCCATAGCATTTAAGGATGAGATAAAAGCAAGCATAGATAAAGCCCTGGTTGAGTCTGTAGATGCTGATATAGTCTGGGATGTTGAGGACTTTAGTATCTCATTATTTAAAAATTTCCCTAATGCTACAGCTAACCTCAATAACTTTGGGGTTTTGAATCATGCTCCTTTTGATGGACAGTTGCTTTTTGCTGTACAGCAGTTTGAGGTGGAGGTAGATTTGTTTAGTCTCTTTGGTGATCAGATAAAAATTAAAGGGGTTAAGCTTAACCGACCTGAAGTATTTATCAAGGTGCTGGAAGATGGAAGAGCAAATTATGATATAGCTATTTCTGATTCTACCGCTGTGGAGGCTACTGTAGATACCACCGCTGTGGCTTATAATATTGGTATTGATCATTGGGAGATTAATAATGGCCACGTTGTTTATGATGACAAGTCCCTACCATTTAAGCTCGAACTAAAAGAGCTCAATCACACAGGTAGTGGAGATTTCACTCAAGATATTTTTGATTTAACTACCTATACCACTGCTGATTCGGTTACTGTTGATTTTGACGGAACAGAATACATTACCAATAAGCATGTAGAAATTGATGCTATTTTGAGTATCAGTGATGAGTATAGTAAATACACCTTTAAGGAGAATACCGCTAAGGTGAATGATTTTGCCTTAAGCTTTGATGGTTATCTGGCGTTGCTGGAAGATGGCAGCATGGATATGGACCTTACCTATGGTACCAAAGAAAATACTTTTAAGAGTCTGCTTTCGCTAGTACCAGGTGTGTACACAGAAAGTTTTAATGATATCCAAACAGAAGGTACTCTTGCCTTTGATGGCGGTGTAAAAGGGGTTTATGATAGTTTACATATGCCTGCTTTTAATGTTAATATGAAGGTTAATGATGCCATGTTTCAATATCCTGACTTGCCTACTGCCATTAAGAATATAAATATGGATTTGGCTGTAGATAATACTGACGGAGTTATTGATAATACTGTGGTAGACCTAAAACAGCTACACATGGAGTTTGGCAGCAATCCTTTTGATGCTAAGCTGCTTTTGAAGAACCTTTATAATTATGACATGGATGCTAATGTAAAGGGGAGTCTTAACCTTGAGGAGCTTAGCAAAATGTTTCCTATGGAAGGGATGGCTATAAAAGGAAACTTTAATATTGATATGTCTGCCTCAGGAGTATATGATAGCGTGAAGCAAATCATACCAAGCATTGATGCTACCATGAGCATGAAAAATGGATATGTTAAGACTTCTGATTTCCCTTATGCTTTAGAAAACTTAGGGTTTGATGCCAGTATTAAAGATCCTACCGGTAAAATGAAGGATTTCAAAGCGGTGGTTCAAAACTTTAAGATGGTTATGGATGGTCAGCCTTTTGAGGCCGGCTTGGTAGTGAGTAATCTGGATAACTATACTTGGGATGTTAATGCTAAAGGTGGTATAGACCTTGAAAAAATTACCAAGGTATTCCCACTTGAAGGAATGGAGCTTACCGGAAAAATTAATGCTGATCTTAAAACAGCAGGTAATATGGCTGAGCTGGAAGCAGAGAGATATCAAAATCTACCAACTAGCGGTAAAGTAAGCGTAGAGAGCTTTACTTATAAAGATAGTGAGTTGCCTTACGATGTTACCATTTCCAATGCCGCTGTATCTTTTGATCCTCAGAAAATGGCTATTGAGAACTTTAAAGGAACTGTAGGTAAAAGTGATATGGCTATTACTGGGTCAGTTTCTAATTATATAGGCTACATGTTTGGTGATAACCAAACCATAGAAGGTACTATGAACTTCAACTCTAACCTGTTGGATTTGAATGAGTTTATGGAAGAAGAGGAAGATCCTGCGCCTGCTATAGGAGAAGAAGAAGCTTCTTATGGAGTAATACAAGTACCAGAAAACATAGATTTTGTATTACATTCTAATATTAAAACCGTGAAAGTAATGGACATGGATATTACCAATGCTAAGGGTGATATTATAGTCCGTAATGGTATTGCTAACCTTAGTGATTTGAAATTTAATTTGCTTGGCGGTGCCTTTGCCGTAAATGGTGATTATAATGCGAAAGACATTAATGATCCTAAGTATAATTTCTCATTAGGTATAGAGAAACTTTCTATTCAAAAGGCCTTCCAAACATTTAGTATAGTACAAACATATGCTCCTATAGCTAAAACTGTAAACGGAGATGTGTCTACTGACTTTAAAATCAGCGGTGCTCTTGATAAAGAAATGATGCCTAAAATGGCTACTGTAAATGGAAGCGGCGTATTAGAAGTTCTTCAGGCTTCTATGAAAGACTCAAAAATAGTGAAGGGCATTACTAGTCTTACTAAGTTAAATAATACTGATCAGGTAACGCTTAAAGATGTTATGATGTCTATTAAAATAGAAGATGGTAAGCTTAAAGTGGAGCCGTTTGATGTGAAATTGGGAGATTATACTACTAATATTTCAGGTACTACGGCTTTAGATGGAGGTATTAACTATAATTTAAAGATGGATGTACCTGCGGGTAAATTAGGTACTCAGTTTAATAGCCTTATAGCTCAATATTCTGGTACGTCAAACTCTTCAGGTTCTACTATTCCTTTAAATATTGGAATTGGTGGTACTTATGATGATCCAAAGGCTACGCTAATAAGCAGTGAACAGAAAGAACAAGTAAAAGAAGCTGCTAAAGAAAAGGCTAAGGAAGAAGTAAAAGAAGCCGCTTCTGATCTGCTGGACAAGGTGAAAGATGAGAAGGCTAAAGAGGTAATTGGTAATATTCTGGGTAACAAAAAATCAGATACTACAGCTACCCAAAAAGAGGAACCTAAAGTAGATATGGATAAGGTAAAAGAAGAAGCTAAGGATAAAATAAAAGATCTTTTCAAAAAGAAAGATTAA
- a CDS encoding Fpg/Nei family DNA glycosylase, which produces MPELPEVEMYRRYAESTVLHKKVIKTEVTDTKLLKVSIPTFKKHIEGQSFSAITRVGKYIFIKTTGAKYIVVHFGMTGNWQYFKDEEDIPKYSKVLFYFDNGFKLSYISKRKFGWLNLTDSIEKFQQDNNLGPDALDTSMEAFIKSLEGRKAPIKSFLLNQKTMSGIGNWMADDILYQSKMHPETPINHLTSDDKKIIYEKIQHVCKVAIEKDAHYDDFPPYFLIHNRKKGGKCYHTGDELEKITVGGRGTFISPKWQIKK; this is translated from the coding sequence ATGCCTGAACTACCTGAAGTAGAAATGTACCGTAGATATGCGGAAAGCACCGTACTTCACAAAAAAGTAATTAAAACAGAAGTCACCGACACCAAGCTCCTCAAGGTATCCATACCTACATTCAAAAAACATATAGAGGGTCAATCCTTCTCCGCCATCACACGAGTAGGAAAGTATATCTTCATAAAAACCACAGGAGCAAAATACATAGTAGTACATTTTGGAATGACTGGCAACTGGCAATATTTTAAAGACGAAGAAGATATTCCCAAATACTCAAAAGTACTTTTCTACTTTGATAATGGCTTTAAGTTATCATACATCAGCAAAAGAAAATTCGGCTGGTTAAACCTCACTGATAGCATAGAAAAGTTTCAGCAAGATAATAACCTAGGCCCTGATGCTCTAGACACTAGCATGGAGGCATTCATCAAAAGTTTGGAAGGACGTAAAGCTCCAATTAAAAGCTTTCTACTTAACCAAAAGACTATGTCTGGCATTGGCAACTGGATGGCTGATGATATACTTTACCAAAGCAAAATGCACCCGGAAACGCCAATAAACCACCTTACCTCAGATGATAAGAAAATCATTTATGAAAAAATTCAGCATGTGTGCAAAGTAGCCATTGAAAAGGACGCTCATTATGATGATTTCCCTCCTTATTTTCTAATCCACAACCGTAAAAAAGGAGGTAAATGCTACCACACAGGAGATGAACTAGAAAAAATTACAGTAGGAGGAAGGGGCACTTTTATAAGCCCGAAATGGCAAATTAAAAAGTAA
- a CDS encoding FeoA family protein: MNTRSVVDLTPGESGIINGFMDDTLSLKLLEMGCLPGQPIKYNFAAPLGDPICVSVSGYNLSLRLDEAITISIQ, encoded by the coding sequence GTGAATACAAGAAGTGTAGTAGACTTGACCCCGGGAGAAAGTGGAATAATTAATGGCTTTATGGATGATACGCTTTCTTTGAAGCTATTGGAAATGGGATGTTTACCCGGCCAACCCATCAAATATAATTTTGCAGCGCCTCTTGGAGACCCAATCTGTGTAAGTGTGTCAGGATATAATCTTTCACTTAGATTAGACGAAGCTATTACTATTTCTATTCAGTAG
- a CDS encoding N-acetylmuramoyl-L-alanine amidase, with product MKNSFFRLFFIIAFSATFSSPSFSQKIEPIPVKQFYMDRVNRNLQFLCKEAECLDNVVANDRGLYIYSTSQKVNKPEFVLHWREMPHFNELLETKTNEEIIDILKRKGTQYFYGINDTHVDPAKYPVSEFKGLKIALDPGHMAGNFEQAEFEKRYVKVEGKYYKQKRDISFFEANLAYTTALRLKEMLEDKGAKVMLTHDYGKSSMGSTFEEWKNSSTRKNDIVAGYKSDWFNREKLDYFLSGDATDFMLFYDVYRNMDFVQRANKINEFDPDLTLVIHFNASENNPRYNDKYLKPVNSNYSMVFIPGSFMGFEIDGNEQLDQRFELLRLLVSHDLEESNVFASNIIKALNDELKVEAVPVDNDFGFAENYSILSDLSTGVYHRNLYLTRVVKGPIGYTEALYQDNVDEIPLLGKTDYTIEGIRTSSRVKEVAQVYFSAIEHWLNYNQEYSKTLDALYEDKYGDEEAYQEFLKEKKQKR from the coding sequence AATTCATTCTTCAGGTTATTTTTTATTATTGCCTTTTCGGCTACTTTTTCATCTCCATCTTTTTCCCAAAAGATTGAACCGATACCAGTAAAACAGTTTTACATGGATCGGGTAAATAGAAATTTACAATTTCTATGTAAAGAGGCCGAATGTTTAGACAATGTGGTAGCAAATGACCGAGGCCTGTACATCTACTCCACCAGCCAAAAGGTTAATAAGCCAGAATTTGTACTTCACTGGCGCGAAATGCCTCACTTTAACGAGCTGTTGGAAACTAAGACCAATGAAGAAATTATAGATATCCTTAAAAGAAAAGGAACTCAATATTTCTACGGAATCAATGATACCCACGTGGACCCTGCCAAATATCCTGTAAGTGAATTTAAAGGCTTAAAAATAGCGCTTGACCCTGGTCATATGGCCGGTAACTTTGAGCAGGCAGAATTTGAAAAAAGGTACGTAAAAGTAGAAGGCAAATACTATAAGCAAAAAAGAGATATTTCCTTTTTCGAAGCCAACCTGGCTTACACCACCGCGCTCAGACTAAAAGAAATGCTTGAGGACAAAGGTGCTAAGGTAATGCTCACTCATGACTATGGTAAAAGCTCCATGGGTTCTACTTTTGAAGAATGGAAAAATTCCAGTACCAGAAAAAATGATATCGTAGCAGGATACAAAAGTGACTGGTTCAATCGTGAAAAATTAGACTATTTTTTATCAGGAGATGCCACTGACTTTATGCTTTTCTATGATGTGTACAGAAATATGGATTTTGTACAAAGAGCCAATAAAATCAATGAGTTCGACCCTGATCTGACACTAGTTATTCACTTTAATGCCAGTGAAAATAACCCTAGATATAATGATAAGTACCTTAAGCCTGTAAACAGTAATTACAGCATGGTATTTATTCCGGGTTCATTTATGGGCTTTGAGATAGATGGCAACGAACAACTAGATCAAAGATTTGAGCTATTAAGACTGTTAGTTTCTCATGATCTGGAAGAGTCAAACGTATTTGCTTCTAACATAATAAAAGCGCTTAACGATGAGCTTAAAGTAGAAGCTGTACCGGTAGATAATGACTTTGGCTTTGCCGAAAATTACTCTATCCTTTCTGACCTTTCTACTGGTGTATACCACAGAAACCTGTACTTAACCAGAGTAGTAAAAGGACCGATTGGCTATACAGAAGCTCTTTATCAAGATAATGTTGATGAAATACCATTACTAGGTAAAACTGATTATACAATAGAAGGCATCAGAACCAGCAGCAGAGTGAAAGAGGTTGCTCAAGTGTATTTCAGTGCTATTGAACACTGGCTAAACTACAATCAGGAATATTCTAAAACACTCGATGCACTGTATGAAGATAAATACGGTGATGAAGAAGCCTATCAGGAATTCTTAAAAGAAAAGAAACAAAAGAGGTAA
- a CDS encoding (Fe-S)-binding protein, which yields MSEYKVPTMAEMASAGESPEILFWVGCAGSFDDRYKNVTRAFIKILNKVGISFAVLGEEETCTGDPARRAGNEFLFQMQAVANIQTLNGYNVKKVVTACPHCFNTIKNEYPALGGNYEVMHHSSFLQQLINEGKVSLKGGGTFKGKKITYHDSCYLGRANNIYEAPRQVLEAIDAELVEMKRCRTKGFCCGAGGAQMFKDAEKGKKEVNIERTEEALNTGANTIAVACPFCMTMMSDGVKNKEKEAEVKVKDLAELIAESEGL from the coding sequence ATGAGTGAATATAAGGTACCCACTATGGCAGAGATGGCTTCTGCCGGAGAATCACCTGAAATACTTTTTTGGGTTGGTTGCGCAGGTTCATTTGATGATAGATATAAAAACGTTACCCGAGCATTTATTAAAATATTGAATAAGGTAGGAATTTCTTTTGCTGTACTTGGCGAAGAAGAAACTTGTACCGGAGACCCGGCCAGAAGAGCGGGGAATGAATTTCTCTTTCAAATGCAGGCGGTGGCTAATATTCAGACGCTGAATGGCTATAATGTTAAAAAAGTGGTTACTGCCTGTCCGCATTGCTTTAACACTATAAAAAATGAATACCCGGCTCTTGGGGGTAATTATGAAGTGATGCACCACAGTTCTTTTTTACAGCAGCTGATTAATGAAGGTAAAGTGAGCCTAAAAGGTGGAGGCACTTTCAAAGGCAAAAAAATAACTTATCATGATTCTTGCTACTTGGGCAGAGCAAATAATATTTATGAAGCTCCCCGTCAGGTGCTGGAAGCGATTGATGCTGAGTTAGTGGAAATGAAGCGTTGCCGTACCAAAGGCTTTTGCTGTGGTGCTGGTGGAGCACAGATGTTCAAAGATGCCGAGAAGGGTAAGAAAGAAGTTAATATAGAGAGAACAGAAGAGGCATTGAATACCGGCGCTAATACCATAGCGGTTGCTTGCCCATTTTGCATGACAATGATGAGTGATGGGGTCAAGAATAAAGAAAAAGAAGCTGAAGTAAAAGTGAAGGATCTGGCGGAGCTGATTGCTGAGTCTGAAGGATTATAA